In Flammeovirgaceae bacterium 311, one DNA window encodes the following:
- a CDS encoding xylose isomerase (COG3622 Hydroxypyruvate isomerase) → MKIKQLLFLLITASIAGTSCIAQKNMDAPKIGVVHEYENDSLLHAQGYSFLVESTQKIFSPATVAEPEYREHLSTLKTMRTPLLGSNLFIPGHLKVVGPETDEQAVLEYVEAVFQRARDAGSEFIIWGSGGSRQVPDGFDRTEARAQFVSMARKVAVLAAQYDIMLAVENLNSREANHINTVAEALEVVKAVDHKNFRLCVDIYHMLMENEAPDVIKEGKGYIVYCELAEEEGRSAPGVHGEDFRPYLRALHSIGYSGPIALECRWKDIAVQGAEAYRSVREQIEEVYHSR, encoded by the coding sequence ATGAAAATAAAACAACTGCTCTTTCTGCTCATCACAGCCAGCATAGCCGGTACCTCCTGCATAGCCCAGAAAAATATGGATGCTCCCAAAATAGGGGTTGTGCATGAGTATGAAAATGATAGTCTGCTTCATGCGCAGGGATACAGCTTTTTGGTTGAATCTACACAAAAGATATTTTCACCAGCTACTGTTGCTGAACCTGAATACAGGGAACATCTTAGTACACTAAAGACGATGCGCACGCCCTTACTGGGCAGCAATCTTTTTATTCCGGGACATTTAAAGGTGGTGGGTCCGGAAACAGATGAGCAGGCAGTGTTGGAATATGTAGAAGCTGTTTTTCAGCGGGCCCGGGATGCAGGATCTGAATTTATTATTTGGGGTAGCGGCGGGTCCAGGCAGGTGCCCGATGGATTTGACCGCACGGAAGCCAGAGCACAATTTGTTTCCATGGCCCGTAAGGTAGCAGTGCTGGCAGCGCAGTATGATATTATGCTGGCCGTCGAAAACCTGAACAGCCGGGAAGCAAATCATATAAATACGGTAGCCGAAGCACTGGAGGTAGTAAAGGCGGTAGATCACAAGAATTTTCGCTTGTGCGTTGATATTTACCACATGCTGATGGAGAACGAGGCTCCCGACGTGATAAAGGAAGGAAAAGGTTATATTGTGTACTGTGAGCTGGCTGAAGAAGAAGGCCGTTCGGCACCCGGGGTTCATGGGGAGGATTTCAGGCCCTATCTTAGAGCCCTGCATAGTATCGGGTATAGCGGCCCAATTGCATTGGAGTGCAGGTGGAAAGATATTGCAGTACAGGGAGCAGAGGCCTATCGCAGTGTTCGGGAACAAATCGAAGAGGTGTATCACAGCAGGTAA
- a CDS encoding Activator of Hsp90 ATPase 1 family protein (COG3832 Uncharacterized conserved protein), whose amino-acid sequence METAEKKILTVAATINAPVEKVWKLWTEPDHITKWNNASDDWHTPRAENDLREGGKFLSRMEARDGSMGFDFEGVYQEVEPYQLLTYTLLDGRQVKIKFDAQDDKTTVTESFEAENTHSLEMQQDGWQAILDNFKKYTESQPGLESLHFEIEINAPVEKVYTSMLDKELYKAWTAAFNPGSYYEGSWQKGSKILFIGTDQDGSLGGMVSRIKENIPHKFVSIEHLGVYQHGKEITSGKEVEGWAGAQENYSFQDLNGSTLLSIDMDSNEQFKGYFSETWPRALAKLKAICEA is encoded by the coding sequence ATGGAAACAGCAGAAAAAAAAATCCTGACGGTAGCAGCAACCATCAATGCGCCTGTAGAGAAGGTATGGAAGCTCTGGACAGAACCAGATCACATAACCAAATGGAACAATGCCTCTGATGACTGGCATACCCCACGGGCTGAAAACGACCTGCGGGAGGGTGGTAAATTCCTTTCCAGAATGGAGGCCAGAGACGGAAGCATGGGTTTTGATTTTGAAGGAGTTTACCAGGAGGTAGAACCCTACCAGCTGCTTACCTACACACTTCTGGACGGAAGACAGGTGAAGATAAAGTTTGATGCACAGGACGATAAAACCACTGTAACAGAAAGTTTTGAAGCAGAAAACACGCACTCCCTGGAGATGCAGCAGGATGGCTGGCAGGCGATCCTGGATAATTTTAAAAAATATACAGAGTCTCAGCCTGGCCTGGAGAGCCTGCATTTTGAAATTGAGATAAACGCTCCTGTAGAAAAGGTATATACCAGCATGCTCGATAAAGAATTGTATAAAGCCTGGACAGCAGCCTTCAACCCGGGATCTTACTATGAAGGCTCCTGGCAGAAGGGATCAAAAATCTTATTTATCGGCACAGATCAAGATGGTAGCCTGGGAGGTATGGTGAGCCGCATAAAAGAGAATATCCCCCATAAATTTGTATCTATAGAGCACCTGGGTGTGTACCAGCATGGCAAAGAGATAACAAGCGGCAAAGAAGTTGAGGGCTGGGCCGGTGCACAGGAAAACTACAGTTTTCAGGACCTAAATGGCAGCACTTTGTTATCGATAGACATGGACTCCAATGAGCAGTTTAAAGGTTATTTTTCAGAAACGTGGCCCAGGGCTTTAGCTAAACTGAAGGCTATCTGTGAAGCTTAA
- a CDS encoding cell surface receptor IPT/TIG domain-containing protein, with amino-acid sequence MKTINSIACFILILVFGTACDKEDDYPFAKPYPIVETNKSAVVDPKSVTIKASLLSRGDQEIIDFGFMWEGNNRQYQYSLSRTGSIDDFSLRITGDLARETAYTYRAYVKTKSLLILGNEASFESNGTAPPEIHDFSPKAGKRGDLITVTGRHLSVGKNRIEVFIGDNLATLEYASFDQVQVRIPNYAYLNGPVKIRVRSGSTYLDFYDKFVIQ; translated from the coding sequence ATGAAAACGATTAACAGCATAGCATGCTTTATTTTGATCCTTGTTTTTGGAACCGCATGCGATAAGGAAGATGATTATCCTTTTGCTAAACCCTATCCCATCGTAGAAACAAATAAATCTGCAGTGGTAGATCCAAAATCTGTTACCATAAAGGCAAGTCTGTTATCAAGAGGTGATCAGGAGATAATAGATTTTGGGTTTATGTGGGAGGGCAATAACAGACAGTATCAATACAGTTTGTCCCGCACAGGCAGTATAGATGATTTCAGTTTGCGCATTACAGGAGACCTGGCCAGGGAGACTGCGTATACCTACAGGGCATATGTTAAAACCAAGAGCCTACTCATACTCGGTAATGAGGCCTCTTTTGAAAGCAATGGTACTGCCCCTCCTGAAATACATGATTTTTCCCCAAAAGCCGGTAAAAGAGGTGATCTGATCACAGTAACCGGCAGGCACCTGTCAGTAGGCAAAAACAGGATAGAAGTTTTCATTGGCGATAATCTGGCCACGCTCGAATACGCCAGTTTCGATCAGGTTCAGGTGAGAATACCAAATTATGCCTACCTGAACGGACCCGTAAAAATCAGGGTCAGAAGCGGGAGTACCTATCTTGATTTCTATGATAAGTTCGTAATTCAGTAA
- a CDS encoding NmrA family protein (COG0702 Predicted nucleoside-diphosphate-sugar epimerases) — protein MITNTDEATIILAGATGKLGGKIARSLLVRGAKVRAIVRPESDSDSVAAMQQQGMSIAEVDYNNHKELTKACAGGTCVVSALSGLREVMVEVQTQLLNAAVEAGVPRFIPSDYSIDFTMLSPGTNRNLDLRKEFKERLDKSPIRATSVLCGMFTNLLKGQAPLVLFPLRRVIYWGDADQPLDFTTMDDTAAYTAAAALDPDSPRFLRIAGDVVTARGLKEAASEATGNNFRLFRVGGMATLDTMINMMRRVYPENGEVFPPWQGMQYMRNMFRGWSKLKPLDNDRYPFMQWKSVREVLAEPRVAR, from the coding sequence ATGATTACCAATACTGACGAAGCAACGATTATTCTGGCGGGCGCCACCGGGAAACTTGGTGGAAAAATTGCACGCTCACTACTTGTACGGGGTGCAAAGGTGAGGGCAATTGTTCGCCCAGAGAGCGACAGCGATTCGGTCGCGGCGATGCAACAGCAGGGCATGTCGATCGCCGAGGTCGATTATAATAACCACAAAGAATTAACCAAAGCGTGTGCGGGTGGTACCTGTGTTGTCTCGGCTTTGTCAGGACTCCGTGAAGTGATGGTAGAGGTGCAAACCCAGCTGCTCAATGCGGCAGTAGAAGCTGGTGTTCCACGCTTTATCCCCTCCGATTACTCGATTGATTTTACGATGCTTTCTCCCGGAACTAACCGTAATCTCGACCTTCGCAAGGAGTTTAAGGAGCGTCTGGACAAGTCTCCGATCAGGGCTACTTCAGTGCTCTGTGGTATGTTCACCAATCTGCTAAAGGGGCAGGCACCCCTGGTACTATTTCCGCTTAGGCGGGTAATCTACTGGGGAGATGCAGACCAGCCGCTGGACTTCACGACGATGGATGACACTGCTGCCTACACCGCCGCCGCCGCCCTGGATCCTGACAGCCCTCGCTTCCTCCGCATTGCCGGTGATGTAGTTACTGCCCGTGGATTGAAAGAAGCTGCCAGTGAGGCAACCGGCAATAACTTCCGGCTGTTCCGCGTGGGGGGAATGGCAACTCTCGACACAATGATTAACATGATGCGCAGGGTTTACCCGGAAAATGGTGAAGTCTTCCCGCCCTGGCAGGGCATGCAGTACATGCGCAATATGTTCAGGGGCTGGTCTAAATTAAAACCACTCGATAATGACCGCTACCCTTTTATGCAGTGGAAATCTGTGCGGGAAGTACTGGCCGAACCCAGAGTAGCGCGGTAA
- a CDS encoding heparinase II/III family protein gives MSSRSFFVFIAFSWLALGTAANAQQPLSLAQQIPAHPRIMLLEGEEEGIRKTLAADATWSALHAAILGECNQMLTEDLPKREMVGRRLLSVSRNSLRNIFYLSYAWRISREEQYLKRAEAELLAVCAFSDWNPSHFLDVAEMTMGVAIGYDWLFSALSDSSKMIIREAIMKKGIEPSLDPAYNGWLQESHNWNQVGNAGMLFGALAIYEDEPELALKIMERGIETIVLPMQDYGPDGAYPEGYSYWGYGTSFNVMFISALEKVFGQDFGLSEQQGFLKTPGYMLHMTAPSGKAFNYSDSGTGGGLQPAMFWFAGKLKDPSLLWVEKKKLIEENAANHARNRLLPAIMIWNRGIEMDRITPPKDKLWAGKGKNPVALMRTSWTSPQAIFVGTKGGSPSVNHGHMDAGSFIMEASGIRWAMDFGTENYTALEAKGIDLWNRSQASQRWQVFRYSNQAHNTLTVNNEPQRTEAFAPLSSWSAKPDFMHAVVDLSEIYAPSLTAAQRGIAIIDQQYVEVRDEIKPANRETTTIRWSLLTAAEVEITGKNTMLLTKDGKKLLLKVVSPKNIRLTTWSTESPNDYDSPNPGTILTGFETTLRKGKKGTLRVQLIPQTNIKITTRPAAPLKEWPE, from the coding sequence ATGAGCAGCAGATCTTTCTTTGTTTTTATTGCCTTTAGCTGGCTTGCCCTTGGAACGGCTGCCAATGCACAGCAGCCCCTTTCCCTAGCACAGCAAATACCTGCTCACCCCCGCATTATGCTGCTGGAGGGTGAGGAAGAGGGCATCCGGAAAACACTTGCCGCTGACGCTACCTGGAGTGCCTTACACGCAGCCATTTTAGGAGAATGCAATCAGATGCTGACGGAGGATCTGCCGAAAAGAGAAATGGTAGGCCGGAGGCTGCTTTCAGTTTCCAGGAATTCGCTTCGCAACATATTTTATCTCTCCTATGCCTGGAGAATAAGCAGAGAAGAACAATACTTAAAACGGGCCGAAGCAGAACTGCTGGCCGTATGTGCTTTTTCTGACTGGAATCCTTCTCATTTTCTGGATGTGGCTGAAATGACCATGGGCGTAGCCATTGGCTACGACTGGCTTTTTAGTGCGCTCTCCGACAGCTCAAAGATGATCATCAGGGAGGCAATTATGAAAAAGGGCATTGAACCATCGCTGGATCCTGCCTACAACGGATGGCTGCAGGAAAGCCATAACTGGAACCAGGTGGGCAATGCTGGCATGCTCTTTGGCGCACTGGCCATTTATGAGGATGAGCCTGAGTTAGCATTGAAAATAATGGAAAGAGGTATTGAAACAATTGTACTCCCCATGCAGGATTATGGACCGGACGGAGCCTATCCCGAGGGTTACAGCTACTGGGGCTATGGAACCAGTTTCAATGTTATGTTCATCAGCGCCCTGGAGAAGGTTTTCGGGCAGGATTTTGGTTTATCTGAGCAGCAGGGCTTTTTAAAAACACCAGGTTATATGCTGCACATGACGGCTCCTTCGGGCAAAGCCTTTAACTACAGCGATTCCGGCACAGGTGGGGGCCTGCAGCCTGCCATGTTTTGGTTTGCAGGCAAACTGAAAGACCCGTCGCTGCTGTGGGTGGAAAAAAAGAAGCTGATTGAGGAAAATGCAGCAAATCATGCCAGAAACCGCTTATTGCCTGCCATCATGATCTGGAATAGAGGGATAGAAATGGATAGAATCACGCCACCCAAAGATAAACTATGGGCGGGAAAGGGAAAAAATCCCGTTGCACTGATGCGTACCTCCTGGACCAGCCCCCAGGCTATTTTTGTAGGAACCAAGGGTGGCTCCCCATCGGTAAATCATGGGCATATGGATGCTGGTTCTTTTATTATGGAAGCATCCGGCATTCGCTGGGCCATGGATTTTGGCACCGAGAATTACACCGCCCTGGAAGCCAAAGGCATCGATTTATGGAACAGAAGTCAAGCTTCGCAGCGCTGGCAGGTATTCAGATACAGCAACCAGGCTCATAATACCTTAACTGTAAACAATGAACCACAACGCACCGAAGCATTTGCCCCGCTTAGCTCCTGGTCAGCCAAGCCTGATTTTATGCATGCCGTTGTAGATCTTTCGGAAATTTATGCGCCCTCCTTAACAGCAGCACAACGGGGAATTGCCATCATAGACCAGCAGTATGTAGAGGTACGGGATGAAATAAAACCGGCAAACAGGGAGACCACCACCATCAGATGGTCGCTGCTAACGGCGGCAGAGGTAGAAATTACCGGAAAAAACACAATGCTGCTTACCAAAGACGGAAAAAAGCTGCTGCTGAAAGTTGTATCCCCGAAAAATATCCGCTTAACAACCTGGTCTACTGAATCGCCAAACGATTATGATTCTCCAAACCCAGGCACCATTTTAACAGGCTTTGAAACCACCCTGAGAAAGGGAAAAAAAGGCACGCTGAGGGTGCAGCTTATCCCACAGACCAATATCAAAATTACTACCAGACCTGCTGCCCCCTTAAAGGAATGGCCTGAATAA
- a CDS encoding chloride channel protein EriC (COG0038 Chloride channel protein EriC) produces the protein MYRPNRYQLAFLQWRRKQSNNRIMPFLLSVVVGVIVSLAAILIKTIIHYFEIYAVYFAPQYFYFVLPLIGFFLVTLLNKTLFKSTSYFSGTKHVIEAIERKSSMIRFRLIYSKFITTGLTIGFGGSSGVEAAIITSGSAVGANVGRFLGLGYRLRTLLIGCGVAAGISAVYNAPMGGFIFALETILPEFTPTLLIPLLVSAATGKILFEFIMGDQLRFGVLLAEFSYEQIPLVIVLGVISTFLSSYLLGTYSYCSRVFSRIKSAYVRALAGGIALGSIIFILPPMYGEGYVSINALLNGEEKSLMANSPLTPLMDRAWMSMFFLFLLTMAKPLSTGICVNSGGEGGYFAPSLITGGFLGYFYYKLAVLLFPFMDINPATYMFLGMAAIFACIMNAPVTAIFLVAEITQSYQLFVPLMLVCAVAYFLKYYRNNLRKNLEKPLEEQKAKRMDRILLNQLIVRHLIVDETPLREDVNFKHVLDAFAHTSHDVLHVTDEQGVLVGVITLNDIRDKISDTSSYEKILARDLMHPPMAVVDVNEPASEVLEKFEKFERWQLPVVRENKFIGFISQPDLLNQYRIELTRVNRFFR, from the coding sequence ATGTACAGACCCAATCGCTACCAGCTGGCATTTTTGCAGTGGAGAAGAAAGCAATCCAATAACCGCATTATGCCCTTTTTGCTAAGTGTGGTGGTGGGGGTTATTGTAAGCCTTGCTGCCATTCTTATCAAAACCATCATCCATTATTTTGAGATCTACGCGGTATACTTTGCGCCACAGTATTTCTACTTTGTTCTGCCGCTGATAGGATTCTTTCTGGTAACCCTGCTCAACAAAACCCTTTTCAAAAGCACATCCTACTTTAGCGGCACCAAGCATGTGATCGAGGCCATCGAGCGGAAATCCTCCATGATCCGCTTCAGGCTTATCTATTCCAAATTTATTACAACCGGCCTTACCATAGGCTTTGGGGGCAGCTCCGGAGTAGAGGCCGCCATCATCACCAGTGGATCGGCGGTGGGCGCAAACGTAGGCCGTTTTCTGGGCCTGGGATATCGCCTGCGCACCCTGCTGATTGGCTGCGGGGTGGCTGCGGGCATATCGGCCGTGTACAATGCACCTATGGGGGGCTTTATTTTTGCACTGGAAACTATTTTACCAGAATTCACTCCTACCCTGCTCATTCCGCTGCTGGTATCGGCTGCCACCGGTAAAATCCTGTTTGAGTTTATTATGGGTGACCAGCTGCGCTTCGGGGTGCTGCTGGCCGAGTTCTCTTACGAACAAATACCGCTGGTGATAGTGCTTGGGGTAATCAGTACTTTTCTGTCGTCTTACCTGCTGGGCACCTATAGCTACTGCAGCAGGGTATTCTCCCGCATTAAAAGTGCGTATGTACGGGCGCTGGCTGGCGGAATTGCCCTGGGCTCTATTATTTTTATACTACCACCCATGTATGGAGAAGGCTATGTGAGCATCAATGCGCTGCTCAACGGCGAGGAAAAGTCGCTGATGGCCAACTCTCCCCTGACACCACTCATGGACCGCGCCTGGATGAGCATGTTTTTCCTGTTCCTGCTCACGATGGCCAAACCCCTTAGCACAGGCATCTGCGTAAATTCCGGTGGCGAAGGAGGCTATTTTGCACCTTCCCTGATCACTGGCGGCTTTTTGGGCTACTTCTACTACAAGCTGGCGGTGCTGCTGTTTCCTTTTATGGACATCAACCCCGCTACATATATGTTCCTGGGCATGGCCGCCATCTTTGCCTGCATCATGAATGCCCCGGTAACAGCCATCTTCCTGGTTGCCGAAATCACCCAGAGCTATCAGCTGTTTGTACCCCTGATGCTGGTATGTGCCGTGGCCTATTTTCTTAAATACTACAGGAACAACCTGCGGAAGAACCTGGAAAAGCCCCTGGAGGAGCAAAAGGCAAAGCGTATGGACCGGATTTTGCTCAACCAGCTCATTGTGCGACACCTGATTGTAGATGAAACTCCCCTCCGGGAAGATGTTAATTTTAAGCACGTGCTCGATGCTTTTGCCCATACCAGCCACGATGTGCTGCATGTAACTGATGAGCAGGGCGTTCTGGTGGGCGTTATTACCCTGAATGATATACGGGATAAAATAAGCGATACCAGCAGCTACGAGAAAATATTAGCCAGAGACCTGATGCACCCGCCCATGGCAGTGGTAGATGTTAACGAACCCGCTTCTGAAGTGCTGGAGAAATTTGAGAAGTTTGAGCGCTGGCAGCTGCCGGTGGTGCGGGAGAATAAATTTATCGGCTTTATCTCACAACCCGACCTGCTGAACCAGTACCGCATTGAGCTTACGCGGGTAAACCGCTTTTTTCGCTGA
- a CDS encoding hypothetical protein (COG3975 Predicted protease with the C-terminal PDZ domain) has protein sequence MKLNNILQAARLFLLALLIHSPFAQANTEAAPNKITYRVKPAYRDSLNMQVSFRYKSDQDGKLVLRYENDSWGDKNIFDCIGSFKVEPEPANISFMRDSSLIIIQTEPNQLTGISYTIKQDFNEPLKNYHRYRPIIQQEYFHLLGMRLFITPDELFGDDTDTAVVEIIWDTPAPGTIFHSSFGSGLHQELELTRVMLYASYFVGGDFRRYQYDFQGQQVNFLTRGNWQTFSDSAVFELLKQTIPTHVSFWKDRLDAPFSVTLLPTFEEWTETSKAYSIGGSGLTNSFISFASNNAGTGLDRLVWLYNHELLHKWIGNTIRNEAEEKQYWFSEGFTEYYAYKLMLKSKQLSLKEWVETVNRDMIVPYHNSSVNTVPNSALTLDKFWSDREYHKLPYQRGFMYALLLDQQLKQRSKGKKSLDHLMLELLQSAKNNPSLRFNHDVFKALLLKHLDARAIDDFEKHIVEGKLIALPKELPEGLYIQTEGNAPALKIKEQANTVKLTQHLAL, from the coding sequence ATGAAGCTCAACAACATCCTGCAGGCAGCCCGTTTATTTTTGCTGGCGCTGCTCATACACTCCCCTTTTGCCCAGGCAAACACAGAAGCGGCACCTAATAAGATTACTTATCGGGTAAAGCCCGCTTACCGGGATAGTTTAAACATGCAGGTTTCATTTAGGTACAAGAGCGACCAGGATGGTAAGCTGGTACTGCGGTATGAGAATGATTCATGGGGAGACAAAAACATCTTCGACTGTATCGGGAGCTTTAAGGTGGAGCCGGAACCGGCAAACATCTCATTTATGAGAGACAGCAGCCTGATCATAATTCAAACTGAGCCAAACCAGCTAACCGGCATCAGCTATACGATCAAACAGGATTTTAACGAACCCCTTAAGAATTACCACCGCTACCGGCCCATTATTCAGCAGGAGTATTTTCACCTGCTGGGCATGCGCCTGTTTATTACGCCAGATGAGCTGTTCGGAGACGATACCGATACCGCTGTAGTAGAAATTATCTGGGATACACCCGCCCCGGGCACCATTTTCCACAGCAGCTTTGGCAGCGGGCTGCACCAGGAGCTGGAGCTTACGCGCGTAATGCTGTATGCTTCCTATTTTGTAGGCGGCGACTTCAGGCGCTACCAGTATGATTTTCAGGGACAGCAGGTTAACTTCTTAACAAGAGGCAACTGGCAAACCTTTAGCGACAGTGCAGTTTTTGAGCTACTGAAGCAAACGATCCCTACCCACGTTAGCTTCTGGAAGGATAGATTGGATGCACCTTTTTCTGTAACACTCCTGCCAACTTTTGAGGAGTGGACCGAAACCTCGAAGGCCTACTCTATTGGAGGCAGCGGCCTTACCAACTCATTTATTTCATTTGCCTCAAACAATGCCGGAACCGGACTGGACCGGCTGGTCTGGCTCTACAACCATGAGCTGCTCCATAAATGGATAGGCAATACCATCAGGAACGAAGCGGAAGAAAAGCAGTACTGGTTCAGCGAAGGCTTTACCGAATACTACGCCTACAAGCTTATGCTGAAGAGTAAACAGCTAAGTCTGAAAGAATGGGTGGAAACAGTGAACAGGGATATGATTGTTCCCTATCACAATTCATCAGTTAATACAGTCCCTAACAGTGCCCTCACTTTAGATAAATTCTGGTCTGACCGGGAGTATCATAAACTGCCCTATCAAAGGGGTTTTATGTATGCCCTTTTACTTGACCAGCAACTGAAACAACGGTCTAAAGGCAAAAAGAGCCTGGACCACCTGATGCTGGAGCTACTACAGAGCGCAAAGAATAATCCTTCCCTCCGCTTCAACCATGATGTATTTAAAGCCCTGCTGTTAAAGCATCTGGATGCCCGTGCCATTGATGATTTCGAGAAGCATATTGTAGAGGGAAAGCTGATAGCCTTACCAAAAGAACTTCCGGAGGGATTATACATTCAGACGGAAGGAAATGCGCCCGCTTTGAAAATTAAGGAACAGGCAAATACAGTAAAGCTAACGCAGCATCTGGCGTTGTGA
- a CDS encoding Endonuclease/exonuclease/phosphatase (COG3568 Metal-dependent hydrolase): MTYNIRYDTPADKEDSWTHRKERVESLIRYHQPDLLGVQEALQHQLSYLAQNLPHYAWYGVGRDDGKEQGEFSAVFYNKNKFSAEDQGTFWLSPQPDKPSKGWDAAIVRICSWVKLKNKATGTVLYFFNTHFDHMGVKARENSALLIAAKIKEIAGTEPFVLTGDFNTTEDTPAFANLTSSGLLHNTEKISESKPYGPPGTFSTFDVKNEMGKKIDYIFVSAHFSVLQHATITDAQKGKYPSDHLPVVAVIVPKENASNK; the protein is encoded by the coding sequence ATGACTTACAACATTCGCTACGACACTCCTGCCGATAAGGAAGACAGCTGGACCCACCGGAAGGAACGGGTGGAATCCCTGATCCGCTATCACCAGCCGGATCTGCTGGGAGTGCAGGAAGCCCTGCAGCATCAGCTTAGCTACCTGGCCCAAAATCTGCCCCATTATGCCTGGTATGGCGTTGGCAGGGACGATGGTAAGGAGCAGGGGGAGTTTTCAGCCGTTTTTTACAACAAGAATAAGTTTAGTGCTGAAGACCAGGGTACCTTCTGGTTATCACCTCAACCAGATAAACCCTCCAAAGGCTGGGATGCTGCCATCGTCCGGATCTGTAGCTGGGTAAAGCTTAAAAACAAGGCAACGGGTACTGTGCTTTATTTTTTCAACACCCACTTTGATCACATGGGGGTAAAAGCCAGGGAAAACAGTGCGCTATTGATTGCAGCAAAAATAAAGGAGATTGCAGGCACTGAGCCTTTTGTGCTGACGGGAGACTTCAATACCACGGAAGACACCCCCGCTTTTGCCAACTTAACCAGCAGCGGCCTGCTGCACAACACAGAAAAAATTTCAGAAAGCAAGCCTTATGGCCCGCCCGGCACCTTTAGCACCTTTGATGTTAAAAATGAAATGGGCAAAAAGATAGATTACATTTTTGTATCTGCGCATTTTTCAGTGCTGCAGCATGCTACCATAACAGATGCCCAAAAGGGTAAATATCCTTCCGATCATTTACCGGTAGTGGCTGTAATTGTGCCAAAGGAAAACGCATCGAACAAATAG